CACTCCTAAACCCAACCCTTTAGCCTGATTGGCTAATACAACACGCTGAACCAGCTCCTCTAGAGCTCTACGTTGAAGTAAATTATCTTCAAGTAATGCAGGGTTAACTTGCCCACCCATCATTGAAATTAATTGTCGACGTTGAGTTTCTGCTCCTTGCAACATCTGTGTTCGAGTAATCTCAACCCCGTCAACTTTTGCAACACTGTCCGAAGAAATAAAGCTGTTGACTAAGGCGTCTACTCCAAATAAAGCAAACGTCACAACGATAAAACCAACGATGATCTTTACCACAATGCCTTGTGACTTATCTCTGATATCCTGGAGCATTACTGCCTCCAAATGAGTTAATGAATGACAAATAAAAAAGGTGCATTCCACTTGGAATACACCTTTTGTGTCTAATGGCGGAACAGACGGGACTCGAACCCGCGACCCCCTGCGTGACAGGCAGGTATTCTAACCAACTGAACTACTGCTCCAAAAACATTAGTTTACAGCGTCTTTTAGACCTTTACCGGCTTTAAAACCAGGAACTTTCGCTGCTTTAATTTGGATTTCCTCACCAGTTTGAGGATTACGGCCTGTACGTGCCGCACGTTCTTTTACTGCAAAAGTACCAAAACCAACTAGTGTAACCTGGTCACCTTTTGCCAAAGCCGCTTCAATTGCTTTTAAAGTAGCGTCAAGAGCATTATTTGCAGAAGCTTTAGATAAATCAGCAGACGCCGCAATAGCATCAATCAATTCAGATTTGTTCACGTTGTACCCCTTCAGTATTTTCTTGGATCCTTAGTTTTTTTCGGCGCAGTATAAATGCCTACCGACAAGACCGAGCGAGAAGTTATACAAGCCCGACCTACTCCCTGTCAACACAGGATATGCTCTTAATGATGACTCACAGTTTCTTGTTCATCAACAGTTTTTTCACTCGAAGGTAAGGTTTCTACCTTTTTTGGTGAAGGAATGTACTCTAAAGCAATATCCAGCACTTCATCTATCCATTTAACAGGAATGACCTCAATGTCTGCTTTGATATTATCAGGAATCTCTTTTAAATCACGAGCATTTTCTTGCGGAATAATCACCGTTTTTATGCCCCCCCTGTGAGCAGCCAAGAGTTTCTCTTTTAGCCCACCTATGGGTAACACCTCTCCGCGAAGCGTAATCTCGCCAGTCATAGCCACAGAGGCCTTAACGGGGATCTTAGTAAGCACTGAAACAATAGCAACACACATAGCAACACCAGCGCTTGGACCATCTTTTGGTGTTGCCCCTTCTGGAACATGTAAATGAAGATCCGTTTTTTCATGAAAATCTTCATCAATACCAAGACCAATTGCTCGACTTCTAACCACCGTTAAGGCAGCTTGAATGGATTCTTGCATCACATCACCAAGCGATCCGGTCTTCACATGGCGACCTTTACCAACAACGCCAGCGGCCTCAATCGTTAATAATTCACCGCCAACAGATGTCCAAGCCAACCCAGTAACCTGACCAATTTGATTTTTTTCTTCTGCTTTTCCATAACTAAATTTATGAACGCCAGAAAAATCTTCCAGATTTTCACTCGTCACTTCGACCGCTTTCAATTCTTTTTTAGAACCTAATGCTTGTCTTTTAACGACTCGACGGCAAATTTTACTAAGCTCTCGCTCTAATCCACGAACGCCAGCCTCCTTCGTGTAATAGCGAATAACATCCATTAAAGCGCCATCAGTAACCTGAATTTCACTTTCTTTAAGACCTGCCAATTTAATTTGCTTAGGCAGTAAGTAACGCTTAGCAATATTCAACTTTTCATCTTCGGTGTAACCAGGAATTCGGATTACTTCCATACGATCAAGAAGCGGCCCTGGTATATTCATACTATTGGCAGTACAAATAAACATGACATCGGAGAGGTCAAAATCGACTTCTAGATAATGATCATTAAATGTATGGTTTTGCTCCGGATCAAGAACCTCTAGTAAAGCTGACGCGGGGTCACCACGCTGATCCATGCCCATTTTATCTATTTCATCGAGCAAGAATAGAGGGTTTTTCACCTTCACTTTTGCCAACTTCTGCAGCAACTTACCGGGCATAGAGCCAATATAAGTACGGCGATGACCACGTATTTCAGCTTCATCTCGCACGCCGCCAAGCGCCATACGAATATATTTTCGGTTAACCGCTTTCGCGATAGACTGCCCCAAAGACGTTTTACCTACTCCCGGCGGCCCGACCAAACATAATACTGGCCCTTTAACTTTTTTTACACGCTGCTGCACCGCAAGAAACTCTAAGATGCGCTCTTTAACATCTTGCAGGCCATAATGATCTTGGTTCAATATTTTCTCAGCGTAAGCTAAATCATTACGCACTTTGCTGCGCTTCGTCCAAGGCAAGGACGTTAGCCAATCAATATAACCTCGAACAACCGTTGCCTCCGCAGACATTGGCGACATCATTCGCAGTTTTTTCAGTTCCGCTTCAGCTTTCTCTCTTGCCTCTTCCGACATCCCTACTTCTGTAATTTTTTCTTGAAGCAGATCTAATTCATTACCGCCATCTTCCATATCACCCAATTCTTTTTGAATGGCTTTCATTTGCTCATTCAAATAATACTCACGCTGGCTTTTTTCCATTTGTTTCTTTACACGACTACGGATGCTTTTTTCAAGATGTGCAATATCCAACTCGCCATCCATTAAACCGATAAGGTATTCTCCGCGCCCAGTCAGCGAATCAACTTCTAATACCTTTTGCTTATCTTCAAGCTTCAAACTCATATGACCAGTAATATTGTCAATCAGCTTAGAAAGGTCATCGATGGACTTTAATGACGCCACGACCTCTGCAGGAATACGTTTACTACCCGCCACATACTCGTCCAACTGCTTAAGCAGGGCGTTACGAATCACACCATGCTCTGTTTGATCTTCTTCTTGGAGGTCAAGCTCAACAACACTCCCCAAAACAAACCCATCAGCGTCTTCCATCTTTTCGAGACGGGCACGCTTAGCACCTTCCACTAAAACTTTAACCGTGCCATCAGGTAAGCGCAGCAATTGCATGACTTTCGCCGTCGTACCAATAGAATAAAGATCCTCTAATATCGGATCATCTTTAGAAGCATCTTGCTGAGCAACAAGAAAAACATATTTATCATTTTCCATCGCAGACTCTAACGCTGCGATGGATTTAGCACGACCAACAAATAACGGCAGCACCATATGGGGATACACAACCACATCACGAAGTGGCAGCATTGGCAGGAGCAAAGAATCTGACATATTTTTTTCCAATCCGGGCGCATCAGGAAAAGCGCACTTTATATTTCAACGTTGATTAGGAAAGAGATAGGGGCAAAGCCCTAAATTACAAGCGCAAGACGCATTTCAATTTAGTTTACACAAGATTATAAATACGAAACACAACAAAAAAGGCCGAAATCAAGTTATAAAACTCAAGTTCGGCCTTACACAATAACTTTGAAAAAATAAGATTTAGGCGTTTTTAGCCAACTCTTCTTTTTCTAACACCATCAAAGGCGGAGAATCACCACGAATAGAAGGACCATCCATAACAACCTTCACAACATCGTTACGAGTAGGAAGCTCATACATGCAATCCAACAAAGCAGATTCTAAAATACTACGCAACCCTCGAGCACCGGTTTTACG
This genomic stretch from Marinomonas primoryensis harbors:
- a CDS encoding HU family DNA-binding protein, translating into MNKSELIDAIAASADLSKASANNALDATLKAIEAALAKGDQVTLVGFGTFAVKERAARTGRNPQTGEEIQIKAAKVPGFKAGKGLKDAVN
- the lon gene encoding endopeptidase La; its protein translation is MSDSLLLPMLPLRDVVVYPHMVLPLFVGRAKSIAALESAMENDKYVFLVAQQDASKDDPILEDLYSIGTTAKVMQLLRLPDGTVKVLVEGAKRARLEKMEDADGFVLGSVVELDLQEEDQTEHGVIRNALLKQLDEYVAGSKRIPAEVVASLKSIDDLSKLIDNITGHMSLKLEDKQKVLEVDSLTGRGEYLIGLMDGELDIAHLEKSIRSRVKKQMEKSQREYYLNEQMKAIQKELGDMEDGGNELDLLQEKITEVGMSEEAREKAEAELKKLRMMSPMSAEATVVRGYIDWLTSLPWTKRSKVRNDLAYAEKILNQDHYGLQDVKERILEFLAVQQRVKKVKGPVLCLVGPPGVGKTSLGQSIAKAVNRKYIRMALGGVRDEAEIRGHRRTYIGSMPGKLLQKLAKVKVKNPLFLLDEIDKMGMDQRGDPASALLEVLDPEQNHTFNDHYLEVDFDLSDVMFICTANSMNIPGPLLDRMEVIRIPGYTEDEKLNIAKRYLLPKQIKLAGLKESEIQVTDGALMDVIRYYTKEAGVRGLERELSKICRRVVKRQALGSKKELKAVEVTSENLEDFSGVHKFSYGKAEEKNQIGQVTGLAWTSVGGELLTIEAAGVVGKGRHVKTGSLGDVMQESIQAALTVVRSRAIGLGIDEDFHEKTDLHLHVPEGATPKDGPSAGVAMCVAIVSVLTKIPVKASVAMTGEITLRGEVLPIGGLKEKLLAAHRGGIKTVIIPQENARDLKEIPDNIKADIEVIPVKWIDEVLDIALEYIPSPKKVETLPSSEKTVDEQETVSHH